Proteins co-encoded in one Sporosarcina sp. FSL K6-1522 genomic window:
- a CDS encoding beta-carotene 15,15'-monooxygenase: protein MVSSKQHSKSPFLLVLLLLVLSTNLALYRLPLPILPAPADATGVILGSLFDFSIVAPLLLLAMTRKKGFTVKRFITFMVLGIVAARFIIPAAYFEPFKFVPYVAIGMEGIIVLAELGLIFLLLKHMPRIIRDIKSSEEGPLFSFAALVEKRVGSHLLIKIISAEILMFYYAFASWKKRPFVGGNRFTMHTKTSYIAFQVMIIHAIVVETFGIHWWLHGKSLILSIVLLVLNVYSVIFFIGDIQALRLNPLIVDDKKIRISLGLGKRMTIPLDEIAHIAWGDEAANENLKAKGIVDFIVRDLEAVTPQCVITFKRPLKATLFLGFEKEFTKAALRVDDPVGFRNRLEGH, encoded by the coding sequence ATGGTTTCGAGTAAACAGCATTCCAAGTCACCATTTCTTTTAGTATTACTTCTACTCGTTCTATCCACAAATCTAGCGCTCTATCGGCTACCGCTTCCCATTTTACCAGCCCCGGCAGATGCAACGGGGGTGATTCTAGGTTCACTTTTCGACTTTTCGATTGTCGCTCCACTCCTTCTACTGGCCATGACACGTAAAAAAGGATTCACTGTGAAACGATTCATTACTTTTATGGTGCTAGGCATAGTTGCTGCTCGATTTATAATTCCGGCTGCTTATTTTGAACCATTCAAATTTGTACCATATGTAGCGATTGGAATGGAAGGAATCATTGTTCTTGCTGAACTAGGACTCATTTTCCTGTTGTTGAAACATATGCCTCGAATTATAAGAGACATCAAGTCGAGTGAAGAAGGGCCGTTATTTTCCTTTGCAGCATTAGTCGAAAAGCGGGTAGGATCTCACCTACTTATAAAAATTATTAGTGCAGAAATACTTATGTTTTACTATGCATTTGCTTCTTGGAAAAAGCGTCCGTTCGTCGGAGGAAACCGGTTTACGATGCATACGAAAACAAGTTATATCGCCTTTCAAGTCATGATCATCCATGCTATTGTTGTGGAAACGTTCGGTATTCACTGGTGGCTCCATGGTAAATCACTAATACTATCCATTGTGTTACTCGTTTTGAACGTCTACTCGGTGATTTTCTTTATTGGAGACATTCAAGCGCTTCGCCTCAATCCGCTCATTGTAGATGATAAAAAAATCCGCATATCGTTGGGGTTAGGGAAGCGAATGACCATTCCGTTGGATGAGATTGCGCATATTGCGTGGGGCGATGAAGCTGCCAATGAAAATCTAAAGGCAAAAGGCATCGTGGACTTCATAGTACGAGATTTGGAAGCAGTAACTCCGCAGTGTGTGATTACGTTCAAGCGACCGCTGAAGGCAACACTCTTTTTAGGCTTTGAAAAAGAGTTTACGAAAGCCGCGCTGCGAGTAGATGATCCAGTTGGTTTTCGGAATCGTTTAGAAGGTCATTAA
- a CDS encoding cell wall hydrolase: MAVIKYNEAQLDMLARLMRAEAEGDGELGMLLVGNVGVNRVLADCLDFKDIRSLEDMVFQRPGGFEATTKSYFYQRAREQDRRLARRVVNGERFNPGERSLWFFMPTGDCPAQWYGQWNTGRFKSHCFFSPTAADCPTV; the protein is encoded by the coding sequence GTGGCAGTGATAAAATATAACGAAGCTCAATTGGATATGCTTGCACGGCTCATGCGGGCTGAAGCGGAGGGGGATGGGGAATTAGGAATGCTTCTGGTCGGCAATGTCGGGGTAAATCGTGTACTTGCAGACTGCCTGGATTTTAAAGACATCCGTTCGCTGGAAGATATGGTCTTCCAACGGCCTGGCGGCTTCGAAGCGACAACAAAAAGTTATTTTTATCAGCGTGCGCGTGAGCAAGACAGAAGACTTGCAAGACGCGTCGTCAATGGCGAACGCTTCAATCCAGGCGAACGATCCTTATGGTTTTTCATGCCGACAGGTGATTGTCCGGCACAATGGTATGGTCAATGGAACACAGGCAGATTCAAATCGCATTGTTTCTTTTCACCGACAGCTGCAGACTGCCCTACCGTCTAA
- a CDS encoding 2-hydroxymuconate tautomerase yields the protein MPYVTVKMLEGRTEEQKRALCEKVTEAVAETTGAPTENIVVFIEEMSKGHYAVAGKRFSDQ from the coding sequence ATGCCTTATGTAACTGTAAAAATGTTGGAAGGTCGTACCGAGGAACAAAAGCGTGCACTCTGCGAAAAAGTAACAGAAGCTGTCGCGGAAACAACAGGTGCACCTACTGAAAACATCGTTGTCTTCATCGAAGAAATGTCAAAAGGTCACTATGCTGTCGCTGGTAAACGTTTTAGTGATCAATAA
- the thiD gene encoding bifunctional hydroxymethylpyrimidine kinase/phosphomethylpyrimidine kinase, with product MALKKTLTIAGSDTSGGAGIQADLKTFQEHGTYGMTAVTVVVTMDPDNHWAHGVYSLPVDVLQAQIKTALSTGVDAIKTGMLSTEEIIQIAGNAIAESGLDHVVIDPVMVCKGEDEVLNPGTVDAMVEFLLPKAEIVTPNLFEAGQLAGTKTPKTIEDMKAVAEKIHSLGARNVVIKGGKQLNHAKAVDLFYDGTTFTLLEAEKTATHYNHGAGCTFAAAITANLANGHPVRDAVLEAKTFVTAAIANGWKLNDYVGPVMHGAKNRVGAPKITTTEV from the coding sequence ATGGCGTTGAAAAAGACTTTAACAATTGCAGGATCCGATACATCAGGCGGCGCGGGCATCCAAGCTGACTTGAAAACATTTCAAGAGCACGGCACATATGGCATGACAGCCGTTACAGTTGTCGTGACAATGGACCCAGACAACCATTGGGCACACGGCGTTTACTCGTTGCCGGTCGATGTCTTACAAGCACAAATTAAAACAGCCCTTTCAACGGGCGTTGACGCCATCAAAACCGGCATGCTGAGCACAGAGGAAATCATTCAAATTGCAGGCAATGCCATCGCGGAATCAGGCCTTGACCATGTTGTCATCGATCCAGTTATGGTGTGTAAAGGTGAAGATGAGGTACTCAACCCCGGAACAGTGGACGCAATGGTCGAATTCCTTCTACCAAAAGCGGAGATTGTGACACCAAACTTGTTTGAAGCCGGACAGCTTGCTGGCACAAAAACGCCAAAAACGATTGAAGATATGAAAGCTGTCGCTGAAAAAATCCATTCACTTGGCGCACGTAATGTGGTCATCAAAGGCGGCAAACAACTTAATCATGCGAAAGCAGTGGACCTGTTCTATGATGGGACAACCTTCACATTGCTAGAAGCAGAAAAAACAGCCACACATTATAATCACGGTGCAGGCTGTACGTTTGCAGCAGCCATCACAGCAAACCTTGCCAATGGACATCCTGTTAGAGATGCTGTGTTGGAAGCGAAAACATTCGTCACAGCTGCAATTGCTAATGGTTGGAAACTGAACGACTATGTTGGACCTGTCATGCATGGTGCGAAAAATCGTGTAGGTGCGCCTAAAATTACGACTACTGAAGTATAA
- a CDS encoding HD domain-containing protein, producing MEYKDEKLVEEKVFKDPVHRYIHVRDKVIWDVIGTREFQRLRRIKQLGTTYLVFHGAEHSRFHHSLGVYEIVRRIIDDGFSDMPEWNNDERLVTLCAALLHDLGHGPFSHAFEKVFNLDHEQFTQSILLGDTEVHEVLQRVSPDFPQKVADVIEKTYPDKLVVSLISSQIDADRMDYLQRDAYFTGVSYGHFDMERILRVMRPTEEQAVIKSSGMHAVEDYIMSRYQMYWQVYFHPVSRSAEVILMKILHRAKHLHETGYIFKQEPSHFRSFFDRTFVLEDYIALDESILLTYFQVWMKEDDAILSDLCYRFINRKLFQYAEFDPAMEYRKIGELEQLFKDAGIDPHYYLVTDSSSDLPYDFYRPGEENERLPIYLQMPNGELSELSRSSDIVDAISGKRRTDHKIYFPEDLLEKGKTQNPLYARILHILKG from the coding sequence ATGGAATATAAAGATGAAAAACTCGTTGAAGAAAAAGTGTTTAAAGACCCGGTGCACCGCTATATCCACGTGCGTGATAAAGTGATTTGGGATGTTATTGGCACGCGTGAATTTCAGCGTCTTCGCCGTATTAAACAGCTCGGCACAACGTATCTCGTTTTTCATGGAGCGGAGCATAGCCGGTTCCATCATTCCCTTGGTGTCTATGAAATCGTTCGTCGCATTATTGACGATGGTTTTAGTGACATGCCGGAATGGAACAACGATGAACGGCTCGTGACGCTGTGCGCAGCACTTTTACATGATTTAGGGCACGGTCCTTTTTCGCATGCGTTTGAAAAGGTTTTTAATCTTGATCATGAACAGTTTACGCAAAGTATTTTGCTAGGGGATACAGAAGTGCATGAGGTCTTGCAGCGGGTGTCGCCAGATTTTCCGCAAAAAGTGGCGGATGTCATTGAAAAAACGTACCCCGATAAATTAGTGGTCAGCCTGATTTCCAGTCAAATTGACGCGGATCGCATGGATTATTTACAGCGTGACGCCTATTTTACAGGGGTGTCATATGGCCATTTCGATATGGAACGCATTTTGCGTGTCATGCGCCCGACTGAGGAGCAGGCCGTCATTAAATCGAGCGGTATGCATGCGGTAGAAGACTATATTATGAGTCGCTACCAAATGTATTGGCAAGTCTATTTCCACCCGGTTTCGCGCAGTGCGGAAGTGATTTTGATGAAGATTTTGCACCGTGCTAAACACTTGCATGAAACGGGTTATATTTTTAAACAAGAGCCATCTCATTTTCGCTCATTCTTTGACAGGACGTTCGTTTTAGAGGATTATATAGCGTTGGATGAAAGTATTTTATTGACGTACTTTCAGGTTTGGATGAAGGAAGACGACGCGATTTTGTCGGACCTTTGTTATCGGTTTATTAACCGGAAATTGTTCCAGTATGCAGAATTCGACCCGGCAATGGAGTATCGCAAGATCGGTGAGTTGGAACAATTGTTTAAGGATGCGGGAATTGATCCCCATTATTACTTGGTCACGGATTCGTCTTCGGACTTGCCTTATGATTTTTATAGGCCAGGTGAGGAAAATGAACGTCTGCCCATCTATTTACAAATGCCGAATGGCGAATTGAGTGAGTTGTCGCGTTCGTCGGATATTGTGGATGCGATTTCGGGGAAAAGACGAACAGATCATAAAATCTATTTTCCGGAAGACTTGTTGGAGAAAGGTAAAACGCAAAATCCGCTGTATGCACGGATTTTACATATATTGAAAGGGTAG
- a CDS encoding uracil-DNA glycosylase, translated as MSKQIFGNDWDAVLGDEFKKPYYLKLREFLKMEYAGQIIYPQTNDLWTAFKLTPFDEVKVVILGQDPYHGPGQAHGLSFSVQPGVKIPPSLRNMFKELSSDIGCAIPEQGTLTGWAQQGVLMLNTVLTVRQAEANSHRKQGWETFTDEVIRQLSAREKPIVFILWGRPAQEKKKLIDLSRHAVIESVHPSPLSASRGFLGSRPYSATNQVLEAWNEKPIDWEKTV; from the coding sequence ATGAGTAAACAAATTTTCGGCAATGATTGGGATGCTGTTTTAGGAGACGAGTTTAAGAAACCTTATTATTTGAAGTTACGTGAATTTCTCAAGATGGAATATGCGGGACAAATCATCTATCCACAGACGAATGATTTGTGGACAGCATTTAAGCTGACGCCTTTCGATGAAGTGAAGGTCGTCATATTGGGACAAGATCCTTATCACGGCCCGGGGCAAGCGCATGGCTTAAGTTTTTCTGTGCAACCAGGTGTGAAGATTCCACCAAGCCTACGCAATATGTTCAAAGAGTTGTCGTCAGATATTGGCTGTGCGATTCCCGAACAAGGCACGTTGACGGGCTGGGCGCAGCAAGGTGTACTGATGTTGAACACAGTGTTGACGGTCAGGCAAGCTGAAGCTAACTCACATCGCAAACAAGGCTGGGAAACATTCACGGACGAAGTCATTCGACAGTTGTCAGCACGTGAAAAACCCATTGTATTCATATTATGGGGGCGACCGGCACAGGAAAAGAAAAAGCTGATTGATCTATCGCGACATGCGGTGATTGAGTCGGTTCACCCAAGTCCGCTAAGCGCAAGTCGTGGATTTCTCGGCAGTCGTCCTTATTCGGCAACGAACCAGGTGTTAGAGGCGTGGAATGAAAAGCCGATTGACTGGGAGAAGACAGTATGA
- a CDS encoding DUF4230 domain-containing protein has translation MKDRKKIDEMERLLQELKQAKKESAVTVDTVKGRSFGFWRTGKLFFSVWRKPFLVIALLILLLMVALPFVTFFVLKQGSTFTEQKGVFLEQIQDLNELATAEAYTKVIIERQDNTLFGQSIGLNLPGTKRQLLVVIPGSVKAGVDMSKLAEKDIVVDEANKTAKLTLPAATFLGGAEIYFDQVEVYSYEGIFREKANIEEAYELAEEAKRLILEETAGQGVLQMAQQNAEKTLREMFSFAGYDVKIEFKELMADE, from the coding sequence ATGAAAGATCGAAAGAAAATAGATGAAATGGAACGCTTATTGCAAGAGTTGAAGCAGGCGAAAAAGGAATCGGCTGTGACTGTAGATACAGTGAAAGGGCGCTCATTCGGCTTTTGGCGTACGGGGAAATTATTTTTTTCAGTATGGCGCAAACCATTTCTCGTCATCGCTTTGTTGATTCTACTGTTAATGGTAGCTTTGCCGTTTGTGACATTTTTCGTGCTCAAACAAGGCAGTACATTCACAGAGCAAAAGGGCGTATTTCTAGAGCAAATCCAAGACTTGAACGAGTTGGCGACGGCGGAGGCGTATACGAAAGTCATTATTGAACGTCAAGATAATACGTTGTTTGGCCAAAGTATCGGGCTCAATTTACCAGGAACGAAGCGGCAGTTGCTTGTCGTCATTCCGGGGTCTGTGAAGGCGGGTGTCGATATGTCGAAGCTGGCGGAAAAGGATATTGTCGTGGATGAAGCGAATAAGACGGCCAAACTTACACTCCCAGCGGCTACATTTTTAGGAGGCGCGGAAATTTATTTTGATCAAGTCGAAGTGTATTCGTACGAGGGAATTTTCCGTGAGAAGGCGAATATTGAAGAGGCTTATGAGCTCGCTGAAGAAGCGAAAAGGCTTATACTAGAAGAAACGGCTGGACAAGGGGTGCTACAGATGGCGCAACAAAATGCAGAGAAGACGCTACGAGAAATGTTTTCGTTTGCGGGTTATGATGTGAAAATTGAATTTAAGGAATTGATGGCTGATGAGTAA
- a CDS encoding lipoate--protein ligase family protein, whose protein sequence is MINYEAFLQNPEWRFVDESMTTRTRSALESFAADDTLCHLVGQQMSVPAIRTWVHEQTVVLGIQDHRLPHIEQAIPMLEQAGYKAIVRNSGGLAVVLDEGVLNVSIVLSEQDTAIDIPTGYEVMLAFVRMLFPEAGNRIEAYEIVGSYCPGSYDLSIDGRKFAGISQRRLRQGIAVQVYLCVEGSGSERAELIRDLYDIGLQGEETKFAYPVIQPEVMASLSELLDMKLTVSDVVIRIQLLLRALAENVLMGGLEPEEMELYAFYLERVVERNAKMLARG, encoded by the coding sequence ATGATAAATTATGAAGCATTTTTACAAAATCCCGAATGGCGATTCGTCGATGAATCGATGACGACACGTACACGCTCTGCGCTGGAATCATTTGCTGCGGATGATACACTCTGCCACCTTGTAGGCCAACAGATGAGCGTGCCGGCCATTCGCACATGGGTGCATGAGCAAACCGTAGTGCTCGGTATTCAAGATCATCGCTTGCCCCATATTGAGCAGGCTATACCGATGTTGGAGCAAGCAGGATATAAGGCAATTGTTCGTAACTCGGGCGGTCTTGCGGTGGTATTAGATGAGGGTGTCTTGAATGTTTCCATCGTTCTATCGGAACAGGATACCGCAATTGATATTCCGACAGGCTATGAAGTGATGTTGGCATTTGTTCGCATGCTATTTCCAGAAGCGGGTAATCGCATTGAAGCTTATGAAATTGTCGGTTCGTATTGTCCAGGATCCTATGATTTAAGTATCGATGGTCGGAAATTTGCGGGCATTTCACAACGGAGACTGCGCCAAGGCATCGCGGTGCAAGTCTATCTTTGCGTAGAAGGCAGTGGATCAGAACGTGCGGAATTGATTCGCGATCTGTATGACATTGGTTTACAAGGAGAAGAGACGAAATTCGCCTATCCGGTTATTCAGCCGGAAGTGATGGCTTCTCTTTCTGAGCTGTTGGATATGAAGCTGACTGTTAGTGATGTTGTGATTCGCATTCAATTGTTGTTACGAGCATTAGCGGAGAATGTGCTAATGGGCGGCTTGGAGCCAGAAGAGATGGAGTTGTATGCGTTTTATTTGGAGCGTGTTGTGGAGCGGAATGCAAAAATGTTGGCACGTGGATGA
- a CDS encoding YwgA family protein: MLQEHAKIVQFIALADEVKGRKKLQKMVYIAKKIHFPFAEKYELHMYGPYSEELTLRVEELCEMGFLAEQCVDKGSYVQYRYNVTEEGTSFLEMADSPHDNLAVCIELMNDKSSRFLELVSTLLYFDELDKEAQIAKVRIVKNKLNFTEEEMTNAFDFIAELQRISVQ, from the coding sequence TTGTTGCAGGAGCATGCCAAAATCGTTCAATTCATCGCACTGGCTGATGAGGTGAAGGGTAGAAAAAAGTTGCAGAAAATGGTTTATATCGCGAAGAAGATTCATTTCCCGTTTGCGGAAAAGTACGAGCTCCATATGTACGGTCCATATTCGGAGGAATTGACGTTGCGCGTGGAAGAGTTGTGTGAGATGGGTTTTCTCGCGGAACAGTGCGTAGATAAAGGCTCATACGTTCAATATCGCTACAATGTGACGGAAGAAGGGACAAGCTTTCTTGAAATGGCGGACAGCCCTCACGACAATCTTGCAGTGTGCATTGAGTTGATGAACGACAAAAGCTCAAGATTTCTCGAACTTGTTTCGACCTTGCTATATTTTGATGAGCTCGACAAGGAAGCGCAAATTGCTAAAGTCCGTATTGTGAAAAATAAACTTAATTTCACCGAAGAGGAAATGACGAACGCGTTTGATTTTATCGCTGAATTGCAACGAATTTCTGTTCAATAA
- the hemQ gene encoding hydrogen peroxide-dependent heme synthase — MNEAAMTLDGWYVLHDLRSMDWASWKLISKEERQAAVDEFLVYLEKLQKADDAKTGAHAFYTVIGQKADFMLMTLRPTMDEIQELETEFNKLAIADFTVPAYSYVSVVELSNYLAGESTEDPYQNPFVRGRLYPELQRSQYICFYPMDKKRDGDDNWYMLDMDTRKAMMRSHSMIGRSYAGKVKQIISGSVGFDDYEWAVTLFADDVLQFKKLVYEMRFDEVSARYGEFGSFFVGTILDGDKKAAFFEI, encoded by the coding sequence TTGAACGAAGCAGCAATGACACTCGATGGTTGGTACGTACTACACGATTTACGCTCGATGGACTGGGCATCTTGGAAATTGATTTCAAAAGAAGAACGCCAAGCAGCAGTAGATGAATTTCTTGTCTATCTTGAAAAACTCCAAAAAGCAGATGACGCTAAAACAGGCGCACATGCTTTTTATACAGTAATTGGTCAAAAAGCGGATTTCATGCTTATGACTTTACGTCCAACAATGGACGAAATTCAAGAGCTCGAAACCGAATTTAACAAACTTGCGATTGCAGATTTCACAGTTCCCGCATACTCTTACGTTTCGGTCGTCGAACTGTCGAACTATCTAGCAGGTGAATCAACAGAAGATCCTTACCAAAATCCATTCGTTCGCGGACGTCTGTATCCAGAATTGCAACGCAGCCAGTATATCTGTTTCTACCCAATGGACAAAAAGCGCGATGGCGACGACAACTGGTACATGCTCGACATGGACACACGCAAAGCAATGATGCGCAGCCACAGTATGATTGGCCGCAGTTACGCTGGCAAAGTGAAACAAATCATTTCCGGTTCTGTCGGCTTTGACGATTACGAATGGGCAGTGACACTATTCGCAGATGACGTACTTCAGTTCAAAAAACTCGTCTACGAAATGCGTTTTGACGAAGTAAGTGCACGCTACGGCGAATTCGGTTCATTCTTCGTCGGTACGATTTTAGATGGCGATAAAAAAGCAGCGTTTTTTGAGATTTAA
- a CDS encoding YojF family protein encodes MEKVQPEHLQELITSFANKDVYIHLETTNGSYASHFKEGFFNAGAFIRNIVVKFELGKVAGDSPHRVGLKLPSGWIYAQGITHYKIDEHGRLLMAGLDPEGKLAVALEISETPFTY; translated from the coding sequence ATGGAAAAAGTACAACCCGAGCATTTACAGGAACTCATTACTTCCTTCGCGAATAAAGACGTCTACATTCACCTTGAAACGACAAATGGCTCGTATGCCTCTCATTTCAAAGAAGGATTTTTCAATGCAGGCGCATTTATCCGCAATATTGTTGTGAAATTTGAACTCGGAAAAGTCGCAGGTGATTCGCCACATCGTGTCGGATTGAAACTACCATCCGGTTGGATTTACGCACAAGGCATCACACATTATAAAATCGACGAACACGGGCGTCTGCTCATGGCAGGCCTCGATCCAGAAGGTAAACTTGCGGTCGCGCTTGAAATTAGCGAGACACCGTTCACATATTAA
- a CDS encoding spore coat protein GerQ, producing the protein MVQYYWNPTYQNQHITPPQVTIPSGRPPSPGVPIGPLPGPPAREQSYIENILRLNIGQPGTFHFSFEHALESGKNTKAIVGTVVAAGRDHVILDETGTGHEFLFPMIYFDYAEFDGKINYFPQQP; encoded by the coding sequence ATGGTCCAATATTATTGGAACCCTACCTATCAAAATCAGCATATCACACCGCCACAAGTCACAATTCCGAGCGGAAGGCCTCCTAGTCCTGGAGTGCCCATTGGACCACTCCCCGGACCACCAGCCCGTGAACAATCCTATATTGAAAATATTTTGCGTTTAAATATCGGTCAACCCGGTACTTTCCATTTTTCGTTCGAACATGCACTCGAATCAGGCAAGAACACAAAAGCCATCGTTGGAACCGTCGTAGCTGCCGGCCGCGACCATGTCATTTTGGATGAAACCGGAACAGGCCATGAATTCTTATTCCCCATGATTTACTTCGACTATGCGGAGTTTGATGGAAAGATTAACTACTTTCCACAACAGCCTTAA
- the bshB2 gene encoding bacillithiol biosynthesis deacetylase BshB2, producing MIKKERHVLVIFPHPDDEAFGVSGTIATYREMGVPVTYACLTLGEMGRNLGNPPFANRETLPQIRKAELQKACEAMGLDDLRMMGLRDKTIEFEDDEKMVQLVTDLIDETNPSLIISFYPGLSVHPDHDATARAVVRAVRRITETERPTLYTIAFANNTVEVLGEPDIIHDITAMNEKKIATLNAHASQTVWMMQDMEKKLAAQDPEALQWFNTERFYTYNWDQDFE from the coding sequence ATGATTAAAAAAGAACGCCACGTACTGGTCATATTCCCCCATCCGGACGACGAAGCATTCGGCGTATCCGGCACAATTGCAACATATCGTGAAATGGGTGTTCCCGTCACATATGCATGCTTAACACTCGGTGAAATGGGACGCAATCTTGGTAATCCCCCATTCGCAAATCGGGAAACATTGCCACAAATCCGTAAAGCCGAGCTTCAAAAAGCCTGTGAAGCAATGGGTCTCGATGATTTGCGGATGATGGGTCTGCGTGATAAAACAATCGAATTCGAAGACGATGAAAAAATGGTTCAGCTCGTTACCGATTTAATCGACGAAACGAATCCTTCTCTCATCATTTCATTCTACCCTGGTCTATCTGTCCATCCTGACCACGATGCGACAGCGCGTGCAGTTGTCCGAGCTGTAAGACGTATTACAGAAACAGAACGTCCAACTCTCTATACAATTGCCTTCGCCAACAACACAGTCGAAGTGCTTGGCGAACCCGATATCATTCACGATATTACTGCTATGAATGAGAAAAAAATCGCTACATTAAATGCTCATGCCTCACAAACGGTTTGGATGATGCAAGATATGGAAAAGAAATTAGCAGCACAAGATCCTGAAGCTTTACAATGGTTCAACACCGAACGTTTTTACACGTATAATTGGGATCAGGATTTCGAATAA
- a CDS encoding uracil-DNA glycosylase yields MAVNCFQCQHFFVTWDQRNPRGCRAYEFKTRELPSVVVKRTSGMECLKFTQKKGDVRR; encoded by the coding sequence ATGGCTGTGAATTGTTTTCAATGCCAACATTTTTTTGTGACGTGGGATCAGCGCAATCCGCGGGGATGTAGAGCATACGAGTTCAAAACGCGTGAATTGCCATCGGTTGTAGTGAAGCGAACGTCCGGTATGGAGTGTTTGAAGTTTACGCAGAAGAAAGGGGATGTAAGACGGTGA
- a CDS encoding YwdI family protein, with product MISYDRIISEMERQLSVAKRSDDERGMREALAAVRSLCEVALGGNGARQEEKSAPKMLMAAPEVQSISSVQSISSLEAKPLEEEDANGGSLFDF from the coding sequence GTGATTTCATATGACCGCATCATCTCGGAAATGGAACGACAATTGAGTGTAGCGAAGCGCTCGGATGACGAGCGTGGCATGCGCGAGGCGTTAGCAGCTGTTAGATCGCTTTGCGAAGTGGCGCTTGGTGGGAATGGTGCTAGGCAAGAAGAGAAGAGTGCCCCGAAAATGCTGATGGCGGCTCCTGAAGTGCAATCGATTTCTTCAGTGCAGTCCATTTCTTCGTTAGAAGCCAAGCCGCTCGAGGAAGAAGATGCAAATGGCGGTTCGTTATTTGATTTTTGA
- a CDS encoding RsfA family transcriptional regulator: MVKVRQDAWIEENDILLAETVLRHVREGSTQLSAFEEVGDALNRTAAACGFRWNAVVRREYEQELTDAKKERKQAIRVLGKDFKRRGQQLYTPSQGDEEDQKISVPLSALSLDTVIAYLVRMHHTGLGDNESLRWRQTAKVANEKAEMLEKEIQKLQQENNTLRADYEQFVQIMNRARRLVTLEDETDRTAPVFKMEQNGNLVSKEPPMSH; this comes from the coding sequence ATGGTGAAAGTTAGACAGGATGCTTGGATTGAAGAAAACGATATTTTATTGGCAGAGACGGTGTTGCGACATGTCCGTGAAGGGAGCACGCAGTTAAGTGCTTTTGAGGAAGTGGGTGACGCGCTCAACCGAACGGCCGCCGCTTGTGGCTTTAGGTGGAACGCTGTTGTAAGACGCGAATACGAACAAGAACTAACCGATGCAAAAAAAGAGCGGAAGCAAGCAATCCGTGTCCTTGGAAAAGATTTTAAACGCCGTGGACAACAGTTATACACCCCTTCACAGGGAGATGAGGAAGATCAAAAGATATCCGTTCCACTATCGGCACTTTCTCTCGACACAGTCATTGCGTATCTTGTCCGCATGCATCACACCGGACTAGGAGATAACGAGTCTCTCCGCTGGCGTCAAACCGCCAAAGTAGCCAATGAAAAGGCCGAGATGCTTGAAAAGGAAATTCAAAAGCTCCAGCAGGAAAATAATACACTGCGTGCCGACTACGAACAATTCGTTCAAATTATGAATCGCGCACGTCGTCTTGTCACATTAGAAGATGAAACCGATCGCACAGCACCGGTTTTCAAAATGGAGCAAAACGGCAATCTCGTGTCCAAAGAACCACCGATGAGTCATTAA
- a CDS encoding DUF423 domain-containing protein — protein MPFFIIAGAINAAIAVAFGAFGAHALKEKLSEYQLGIWETAVQYQMFHAIGLLAIGILMSSSLFGASTQLTWAGYLLLAGIIIFSGSLYVLSLSGIGILGAITPIGGVAFIAGWIMLIIAAIKYAN, from the coding sequence ATGCCATTTTTTATTATCGCAGGTGCTATTAATGCGGCAATTGCCGTTGCGTTTGGTGCATTCGGTGCGCACGCATTAAAGGAAAAGTTGTCCGAATATCAATTAGGGATTTGGGAAACGGCTGTGCAGTACCAAATGTTTCATGCTATTGGATTGCTCGCCATCGGAATTTTGATGAGTTCATCACTCTTTGGTGCATCGACACAGTTAACATGGGCCGGGTATTTGCTGCTCGCAGGTATTATTATTTTCTCAGGTAGCTTGTATGTATTAAGCTTGTCTGGAATTGGTATTTTGGGTGCAATTACGCCGATCGGTGGCGTGGCGTTTATTGCAGGCTGGATCATGTTAATTATCGCTGCGATTAAATATGCAAACTAA